The Deltaproteobacteria bacterium genome window below encodes:
- a CDS encoding MaoC family dehydratase — MAVVQGWEGRYFEDFNVGDVYRCRVGRTVTENDNIWFT, encoded by the coding sequence ACAGGGCTGGGAAGGACGTTACTTCGAGGACTTCAACGTCGGCGACGTATACCGGTGCCGGGTCGGGCGCACGGTGACGGAGAACGACAACATCTGGTTCACG